TTCTTTATGCATGCTGCGTGTGTTATTTTATTATTTATTTTATGCGGCAGCATAATTTGTTTCAGTTTGTATAGATATTTCGTAAAAAAGAAAAAGATTTCAAAGGAAAAATTCTCTGTTTAAAGAGAATTTTTTTGTTTGTAAAACGATAATATATTTTTCGGTCCAGTTCTGTTCTATTCTTGTCCCAATTAACATATTTTGTACTAGTAGTTATAGGGGGGACCGTGATGAAGAGAACATTAATTGGATTCATAGCATTTCTAATTATAATGTTTCCGTTACGTATATATGCTGAAGAGTGGAGTGAACTAACAGGGTTGTTAGATGACTCCTTACAATTAGTGAAGCGTAATGAAGATGAAAAAGCAGTGCAAGTATTACAACATTTCTCGGAGCAGTTTGTTATAAAGGGGAATGAAAAGAAGCAAGAAGTAACGCCAGATCAAGTTAGAGTTATTTCGTTAGCTTACGATAAGGCGAAACAATCTCTTGCGGAAGAAGCTTTAAGTAAACAAGTTAAAATGGATAACGTGTTAGCCCTGCAGCTCGCTGTTGATGCACAAGTATCAAAGTATCAGCCACTTTGGATGGAAAGAGAAGGAAAAGTGATGGGTGCCTTTTCTCAAATGGAAAAAGCGATGTCAAAAGAAGATACGGGACAGTTTCAACAAAC
This Bacillus paramycoides DNA region includes the following protein-coding sequences:
- the ypjB gene encoding sporulation protein YpjB, whose amino-acid sequence is MKRTLIGFIAFLIIMFPLRIYAEEWSELTGLLDDSLQLVKRNEDEKAVQVLQHFSEQFVIKGNEKKQEVTPDQVRVISLAYDKAKQSLAEEALSKQVKMDNVLALQLAVDAQVSKYQPLWMEREGKVMGAFSQMEKAMSKEDTGQFQQTLNTFLHEFNIIYPSLMIALPENEVQRVNAHLSYLDEFRNVMLKTKGGQMQLGIIKGDLQKIFHTVKKDEIAPSLIWFMTITGGLILFTLTYVGWRKYKGEREKRKSNVHSKNR